A stretch of Lathyrus oleraceus cultivar Zhongwan6 chromosome 6, CAAS_Psat_ZW6_1.0, whole genome shotgun sequence DNA encodes these proteins:
- the LOC127092922 gene encoding endo-1,4-beta-xylanase 5-like isoform X2, with protein sequence MLEKIAINWTVRYCLISHKMKVVAVAAELCIFLLSASCLLLLSSGFLLHSKPYDYSATTQCVKEPHRAQYGGGIIVNPGFDHNIKGWTVFGNGTIEERISNDGNRFIVARNRTRALDGFSQKVHLKKGLIYIFSAWLQLSEGSEIVSVVFKTNGSESVHGGHVIANHGCWSLLKGGIVANFSTPAEILFETENPTVELWADNVSLQPFTRKQWRSHQDDSVERVRKSRVRFQVTHPNETVLEGATVVIKQTRANFPYGCAMNHNILTNSEYQKWFVSRFKYTTFTNEMKWYSTEKIQGKEDYTIPDAMLQFAKENGISVRGHNILWDSEKRQPHWDLSLSPDELRVAAEKRMNSVVSRYKGQLIAWDVVNENVHFHFFEDKLGENVSAEYYSAAYHLDPNTKMFMNEYNTIEFSGDKDASPANYIRKLKEIQQFPGTAGILLAIGLQCHFSVGVPNLAYMRSGLDLLAATGLPIWLTETSVDPQPNQEIESNTIQVQNNAPIGPLHHLRTHFVIQYKNKTQ encoded by the exons ATGCTCGAAAAAATTGCTATAAATTGGACGGTGCGTTATTGTTTGATTAGTCACAAGATGAAGGTTGTTGCAGTAGCAGCAGAGTTGTGCATTTTCTTGCTCTCCGCGTCTTGCCTTCTACTCCTTTCTTCAG GGTTTCTACTCCATTCTAAACCTTATGATTATTCTGCTACTACTCAG TGTGTGAAAGAACCTCATAGGGCACAATATGGAGGAGGCATTATAGTAAATCCAGGGTTTGATCATAACATTAAGGGTTGGACTGTGTTTGGAAATGGAACAATTGAGGAACGGATATCAAATGACGGCAATAGATTCATTGTTGCTCGCAACAGAACACGAGCATTGGATGGTTTCTCTCAGAAGGTTCATCTGAAGAAAGGACTGATATACATTTTTTCTG CTTGGCTTCAGCTGAGTGAAGGAAGTGAGATTGTTTCGGTTGTTTTTAAAACAAATGGAAGTGAATCGGTACATGGTGGTCATGTCATAGCCAACCATGGATGCTGGTCTCTGCTAAAAGGGGGCATTGTTGCTAACTTTTCAACCCCTGCTGAGATTCTTTTTGAG ACTGAGAATCCAACTGTGGAATTATGGGCTGATAACGTGTCCTTACAACCATTCACCAGAAAGCAATGGAGATCACACCAAGACGACAGCGTTGAGAGG GTACGTAAGAGCAGGGTGAGATTCCAGGTAACTCATCCAAACGAAACAGTGTTGGAAGGAGCAACTGTTGTTATCAAACAAACAAGGGCAAATTTTCCATATGGGTGTGCGATGAACCATAATATCCTCACAAACAGTGAGTACCAGAAATGGTTTGTTTCAAGATTCAAATACACAACTTTCACCAATGAGATGAAATGGTATAGTACAGAGAAAATTCAAGGCAAGGAAGACTATACTATCCCAGATGCCATGTTACAATTTGCCAAAGAAAATGGCATTTCTGTGAGAGGTCATAACATTTTGTGGGACAGTGAAAAACGTCAACCTCACTGGGATTTGTCCCTGTCTCCAGACGAATTACGAGTAGCAGCTGAGAAAAGAATGAATTCTGTTGTCTCAAGGTATAAAGGACAACTTATTGCATGGGATGTCGTGAATGAGAATGTCCATTTCCACTTTTTTGAGGACAAACTCGGCGAAAATGTCTCTGCAGAATATTATTCAGCAGCTTACCATCTTGATCCAAACACCAAGATGTTCATGAATGAGTATAACACCATTGAGTTCAGCGGGGATAAGGATGCCAGCCCAGCCAACTATATCAGGAAACTTAAGGAGATTCAGCAATTTCCAGGAACTGCTGGAATATTACTAGCCATTGGGTTGCAATGCCATTTTTCAGTTGGTGTGCCAAACCTTGCTTACATGAGGTCAGGTCTAGATCTTCTTGCTGCAACCGGACTTCCCATATGGCTCACAGAAACCAGTGTGGATCCTCAGCCAAATCAG GAGATCGAATCTAATACAATACAAGTACAAAACAATGCTCCCATTGGGCCATTACATCACCTGAGAACTCATTTTGTAATCCAATACAAAAATAAAACTCAATAA
- the LOC127092922 gene encoding endo-1,4-beta-xylanase 5-like isoform X1, translated as MLEKIAINWTVRYCLISHKMKVVAVAAELCIFLLSASCLLLLSSGFLLHSKPYDYSATTQCVKEPHRAQYGGGIIVNPGFDHNIKGWTVFGNGTIEERISNDGNRFIVARNRTRALDGFSQKVHLKKGLIYIFSAWLQLSEGSEIVSVVFKTNGSESVHGGHVIANHGCWSLLKGGIVANFSTPAEILFETENPTVELWADNVSLQPFTRKQWRSHQDDSVERVRKSRVRFQVTHPNETVLEGATVVIKQTRANFPYGCAMNHNILTNSEYQKWFVSRFKYTTFTNEMKWYSTEKIQGKEDYTIPDAMLQFAKENGISVRGHNILWDSEKRQPHWDLSLSPDELRVAAEKRMNSVVSRYKGQLIAWDVVNENVHFHFFEDKLGENVSAEYYSAAYHLDPNTKMFMNEYNTIEFSGDKDASPANYIRKLKEIQQFPGTAGILLAIGLQCHFSVGVPNLAYMRSGLDLLAATGLPIWLTETSVDPQPNQAEYFEQILREGFSHPAVQGIVMFVGPAQAGFNDSTLLADANFKNTAAGDVVDKLIREWGTGPQTAIADSRGIIDISLHHGDYDVTFTHPLTQYSKTLNISVRKGFSLETVHVKMHA; from the exons ATGCTCGAAAAAATTGCTATAAATTGGACGGTGCGTTATTGTTTGATTAGTCACAAGATGAAGGTTGTTGCAGTAGCAGCAGAGTTGTGCATTTTCTTGCTCTCCGCGTCTTGCCTTCTACTCCTTTCTTCAG GGTTTCTACTCCATTCTAAACCTTATGATTATTCTGCTACTACTCAG TGTGTGAAAGAACCTCATAGGGCACAATATGGAGGAGGCATTATAGTAAATCCAGGGTTTGATCATAACATTAAGGGTTGGACTGTGTTTGGAAATGGAACAATTGAGGAACGGATATCAAATGACGGCAATAGATTCATTGTTGCTCGCAACAGAACACGAGCATTGGATGGTTTCTCTCAGAAGGTTCATCTGAAGAAAGGACTGATATACATTTTTTCTG CTTGGCTTCAGCTGAGTGAAGGAAGTGAGATTGTTTCGGTTGTTTTTAAAACAAATGGAAGTGAATCGGTACATGGTGGTCATGTCATAGCCAACCATGGATGCTGGTCTCTGCTAAAAGGGGGCATTGTTGCTAACTTTTCAACCCCTGCTGAGATTCTTTTTGAG ACTGAGAATCCAACTGTGGAATTATGGGCTGATAACGTGTCCTTACAACCATTCACCAGAAAGCAATGGAGATCACACCAAGACGACAGCGTTGAGAGG GTACGTAAGAGCAGGGTGAGATTCCAGGTAACTCATCCAAACGAAACAGTGTTGGAAGGAGCAACTGTTGTTATCAAACAAACAAGGGCAAATTTTCCATATGGGTGTGCGATGAACCATAATATCCTCACAAACAGTGAGTACCAGAAATGGTTTGTTTCAAGATTCAAATACACAACTTTCACCAATGAGATGAAATGGTATAGTACAGAGAAAATTCAAGGCAAGGAAGACTATACTATCCCAGATGCCATGTTACAATTTGCCAAAGAAAATGGCATTTCTGTGAGAGGTCATAACATTTTGTGGGACAGTGAAAAACGTCAACCTCACTGGGATTTGTCCCTGTCTCCAGACGAATTACGAGTAGCAGCTGAGAAAAGAATGAATTCTGTTGTCTCAAGGTATAAAGGACAACTTATTGCATGGGATGTCGTGAATGAGAATGTCCATTTCCACTTTTTTGAGGACAAACTCGGCGAAAATGTCTCTGCAGAATATTATTCAGCAGCTTACCATCTTGATCCAAACACCAAGATGTTCATGAATGAGTATAACACCATTGAGTTCAGCGGGGATAAGGATGCCAGCCCAGCCAACTATATCAGGAAACTTAAGGAGATTCAGCAATTTCCAGGAACTGCTGGAATATTACTAGCCATTGGGTTGCAATGCCATTTTTCAGTTGGTGTGCCAAACCTTGCTTACATGAGGTCAGGTCTAGATCTTCTTGCTGCAACCGGACTTCCCATATGGCTCACAGAAACCAGTGTGGATCCTCAGCCAAATCAG GCAGAGTACTTTGAACAGATACTAAGAGAGGGTTTCTCTCATCCTGCAGTTCAAGGGATTGTAATGTTTGTTGGACCAGCACAAGCTGGTTTCAACGACAGTACCTTACTTGCAGATGCAAATTTTAAAAATACTGCTGCCGGAGACGTTGTGGACAAGCTGATTCGCGAGTGGGGAACTGGTCCCCAAACAGCCATAGCAGATAGTAGAGGAATTATAGATATTTCACTACATCATGGAGATTATGATGTTACTTTTACACATCCTCTAACTCAATACTCCAAAACACTGAATATAAGTGTAAGGAAAGGATTTTCTTTGGAAACTGTCCATGTGAAAATGCATGCCTAA